Proteins encoded in a region of the Acidobacteriota bacterium genome:
- a CDS encoding coproporphyrinogen-III oxidase family protein produces MQSDKDTVASNYFIANYPPFSFWKPEGVTDALAALARPADPETPLGLYLHIPFCRKRCHFCYFKVYTGKGSREILGYLDALVRELDLYSRLPFVNGRELDFIYFGGGTPSYLSTRQLSALVEELKQHFSWDHAREITFECEPGTLTPGKLELLRDLGVTRLSLGVENFDDHVLEINGRAHRSREIWDVYERASRLDFPQVNIDLIAGMLDETEENWRRCVENTLQLQPDSVTVYQMEIPFNTTIYQRMRDQGQTRAPVADWPTKRRWVDLAFQELEQNGYHVASAYTAVRSPERSRFLYRDQLWSGADMMALGVASFSHVGGTHFQNEHDMGPYLRRLDQGELPLHRALTPTGEERLIRELILQLKLGRVRTGYFRNKFQVDILERFADPIGELAGEGYMTASPEELELSREGLLQVDRLLPLFFLREHQDSRYT; encoded by the coding sequence ATGCAATCGGACAAGGACACCGTCGCCAGCAACTACTTCATCGCCAACTATCCCCCTTTCTCCTTCTGGAAGCCGGAGGGCGTGACGGACGCACTGGCGGCTTTGGCGCGCCCCGCGGACCCCGAGACACCGCTGGGCCTCTACCTCCACATCCCCTTCTGCCGCAAGCGCTGCCATTTCTGCTATTTCAAGGTCTATACGGGCAAGGGTTCCCGGGAGATCCTGGGCTATCTGGACGCACTGGTCCGGGAGCTGGACCTCTACTCCCGGCTTCCTTTTGTGAACGGCCGGGAACTGGACTTCATCTACTTCGGAGGCGGGACTCCGTCCTACCTCTCCACCCGGCAACTCTCGGCCCTGGTCGAGGAGTTGAAGCAGCATTTCTCCTGGGATCACGCCCGGGAGATCACCTTCGAATGCGAGCCCGGCACGCTGACGCCGGGGAAGCTGGAGCTTCTGCGCGACCTCGGCGTCACCCGCCTCAGCCTGGGGGTGGAGAACTTCGACGACCATGTCCTGGAGATCAACGGCCGGGCGCACCGTTCCCGCGAGATCTGGGACGTCTACGAGCGGGCCAGCCGGCTCGACTTCCCCCAGGTCAACATCGATCTCATTGCCGGGATGTTGGACGAGACGGAGGAGAACTGGCGCCGGTGCGTGGAGAACACCCTCCAGCTTCAACCCGACAGCGTCACCGTCTACCAGATGGAGATTCCCTTCAACACCACCATCTACCAGCGTATGCGCGACCAGGGGCAGACTCGGGCGCCCGTGGCCGACTGGCCCACCAAGCGCCGCTGGGTGGACCTGGCTTTCCAGGAACTGGAACAAAACGGCTACCACGTGGCCAGCGCCTACACCGCCGTCCGATCGCCGGAACGGAGCCGGTTCCTCTACCGGGACCAGCTCTGGTCGGGGGCCGACATGATGGCCCTGGGAGTGGCTTCCTTCTCCCACGTGGGAGGGACCCATTTCCAGAACGAGCACGACATGGGACCCTACCTGCGCCGCCTGGACCAGGGGGAGCTCCCCTTGCACCGCGCCCTGACGCCGACCGGTGAGGAGCGCCTGATCCGGGAGCTGATCCTGCAGTTGAAGCTGGGCCGGGTCCGGACCGGGTATTTTCGGAACAAATTCCAAGTGGACATTCTCGAGAGGTTCGCGGATCCCATCGGCGAACTGGCCGGGGAGGGCTACATGACGGCCTCCCCCGAAGAATTGGAACTCAGCCGGGAGGGCCTGCTGCAGGTGGATCGGCTGTTGCCCCTATTCTTCCTCCGGGAGCATCAAGATTCGCGCTACACGTAA
- a CDS encoding ABC transporter permease, producing the protein MPAPPAMRLRRVVIRSLVHFWPTQLAIIGGVAVSVATLAGALLVGDSVRSSLRALVLERLGKTHTAVTASMPFPEDLARRLQAHPGFSQAFGGVCPLMAAEGAVVHAGTRRLASRVQVYGVDERFWAFHGQPSEPLDRRSALLSPELARELDWKEGDSLLVTLQQQAATPAETLHGRRDSSGTTLRVRGSRVLQPENLGEFSILHRGAAVRTLFLPLAEIQRALEQEGRVNALLLSESENPSGNDGNRLSGMLRKSFTPDDAGLRIRALEHCSCLSLEHEGGLLEQPVVAAARRAGAALNLKPRPIFSYVVNSIAHGEKSVPYSLVTGLESDHLALISGGAASDSQEEGSPAPIWLNDWTSRDLGIGPGTPVTLEYFLWDYRRGLSTQTAEFRVAGVVPLSGPAADRDLVPEFEGISRTESISHWDPPFPVDLSRIRHQDEDYWERYRTTPKAFLPLETVQKLWGSRFGDVTSLRFGKPDELTLGETLDRFRTSLLANLTPENMGFALHPVRVTGIEASRGSTDFGEYFLYFSFFLVVSALLLTVLFFKLGLEQRLRQVGLFKALGISEPLIRRIFAAEGLVLALAGSLVGLAGAAAYGWLMMWGLRTRWISAVGTTRLTLHVEPATLLVGAAAGVAAAFACILLTLRRLGKAPPRLLLAGEKEPLAPGSGRRSLLAALALGAAGLIFLLAAIQDWIGQTAGFFGSGALLLVSLLAFQWWFLASDRALRFQGRGIAALSRIGLRNMSYRPGRALLSIGLIALASFIIVTVGVFRREGGPSLAPGSGTGGFSLAAESSLPFFQDPDDPESAPELNLDRLPSREKLRFWSFRLRPGDDASCRNLYRPANPRILGAPSAFLDLGRFSFSSSLASEDQDNPWRLLEADPEDSAIPAIADATSMAYSLHTGLGEKIVLNRAEGEPVRLKLVGALSDSVLQGEIVISERNFLKLFPKQQGYRYFLIETPDREDGDWVERLERSLSDYGFDATSTADRLASFHRVENTYLSTFQSLGALGLLLGTLGTAVILLRNVLERRRELALMRAVGYGPGHLGAMVLAENLLLVGFALVTGVSSALVAVAPVLLARDLGPALAPTGALAGLVLLVGLLASLAAVAAAIRTPVIASLRSE; encoded by the coding sequence ATGCCGGCTCCACCCGCGATGAGGCTCCGCCGGGTCGTCATACGAAGCCTCGTCCACTTCTGGCCCACCCAACTGGCCATCATCGGGGGTGTGGCCGTGAGCGTCGCCACGCTGGCCGGCGCCCTCCTGGTGGGAGATTCGGTCCGCTCCAGCCTCAGGGCGCTGGTGCTGGAGCGCTTGGGCAAGACGCACACCGCCGTCACGGCCTCCATGCCCTTCCCCGAGGATCTGGCCCGGAGACTCCAGGCCCATCCCGGCTTCTCCCAGGCTTTCGGGGGCGTCTGTCCCCTCATGGCGGCGGAAGGCGCCGTGGTTCACGCCGGCACCCGGCGACTGGCGTCCCGGGTCCAGGTCTACGGAGTGGACGAGCGGTTCTGGGCATTCCACGGACAGCCGTCCGAGCCCCTGGACCGCCGCAGCGCCCTCCTCAGTCCCGAATTGGCGCGGGAGCTGGATTGGAAGGAAGGGGACAGTCTGCTGGTGACGCTGCAGCAGCAGGCTGCGACTCCGGCCGAAACTCTTCATGGCCGGAGGGACTCCTCGGGAACCACGCTGAGGGTCCGGGGCAGCCGCGTCCTGCAGCCGGAGAACCTGGGAGAGTTCTCGATCCTGCATCGAGGCGCCGCAGTCCGGACCCTGTTTCTGCCCCTGGCCGAGATTCAGCGGGCCCTGGAACAGGAGGGCCGGGTCAACGCGCTGCTCCTGTCCGAAAGCGAGAACCCGTCCGGGAATGACGGGAACCGGCTTTCTGGAATGCTCCGGAAATCCTTCACTCCGGACGATGCCGGACTCCGGATCCGGGCCCTGGAACATTGCTCCTGCCTCTCGTTGGAGCATGAAGGGGGCCTGCTGGAGCAACCCGTGGTTGCCGCGGCCCGGCGGGCGGGCGCCGCCCTGAACCTGAAGCCCCGGCCCATCTTCAGCTACGTCGTCAACTCCATTGCCCATGGCGAGAAGAGTGTCCCCTACTCTCTGGTGACGGGGCTCGAATCGGACCACCTGGCCCTGATCTCGGGGGGCGCGGCATCAGATTCCCAAGAGGAGGGTTCTCCCGCGCCGATCTGGCTCAACGACTGGACCTCCCGGGATCTGGGGATCGGCCCCGGAACACCTGTGACACTGGAGTATTTCCTTTGGGATTACCGACGGGGGCTCTCGACGCAGACGGCGGAATTCCGGGTGGCCGGGGTCGTTCCCCTCTCCGGCCCGGCCGCGGACCGGGACCTGGTTCCCGAATTCGAGGGCATCAGCCGGACCGAGTCCATCTCCCATTGGGACCCGCCCTTCCCCGTCGACCTCTCGAGGATCCGGCATCAGGACGAAGATTATTGGGAACGCTACCGCACCACCCCCAAGGCGTTTCTCCCTCTTGAAACCGTCCAGAAGCTGTGGGGGTCCCGGTTCGGCGACGTGACCTCGCTGCGCTTCGGGAAACCGGACGAACTCACGCTGGGCGAGACTCTCGACCGCTTTCGGACGAGCCTGCTGGCAAACCTCACCCCCGAGAACATGGGATTCGCCCTGCACCCGGTCAGGGTCACCGGCATCGAGGCGTCGCGCGGGAGCACCGACTTCGGCGAGTACTTCCTCTACTTCAGTTTCTTCCTGGTCGTCTCCGCCCTGCTCCTGACCGTCCTTTTCTTCAAGCTGGGCCTGGAGCAGCGGCTGCGCCAAGTCGGCCTGTTCAAGGCCCTGGGGATTTCGGAACCTCTGATCCGGCGCATCTTCGCGGCTGAAGGCCTGGTCCTGGCCCTCGCCGGGAGCCTGGTGGGCCTGGCGGGAGCCGCCGCCTACGGCTGGCTGATGATGTGGGGCCTGCGAACCCGCTGGATCTCGGCGGTGGGAACCACCAGGCTGACCCTGCACGTGGAACCGGCGACCCTTCTGGTTGGGGCCGCCGCCGGGGTGGCGGCCGCCTTCGCCTGTATCCTGCTGACCCTTCGAAGGCTCGGCAAGGCGCCTCCCCGGCTCCTGCTGGCGGGCGAGAAGGAGCCGCTGGCCCCCGGCTCCGGACGGCGGTCCCTGCTGGCGGCGCTGGCGCTGGGAGCGGCCGGACTGATCTTCCTGCTGGCGGCGATCCAGGACTGGATCGGCCAGACGGCCGGATTCTTCGGCTCCGGCGCCCTGCTGCTGGTCTCTCTCCTGGCGTTCCAGTGGTGGTTTCTTGCCTCGGACCGGGCGCTGCGATTCCAGGGACGGGGGATCGCGGCCCTGAGCCGGATCGGACTCCGGAACATGAGCTACCGGCCGGGCCGGGCCCTCCTCTCCATCGGCCTCATCGCGCTGGCCTCCTTCATCATCGTGACGGTGGGAGTCTTTCGCCGCGAGGGTGGCCCCTCCCTGGCGCCCGGGTCGGGAACCGGCGGATTCTCCCTGGCGGCCGAGTCGTCGCTTCCCTTCTTCCAGGACCCCGACGACCCGGAGAGCGCACCCGAACTGAACCTGGACCGGCTGCCCTCTCGGGAAAAGCTCCGCTTCTGGTCGTTCCGGCTCCGTCCCGGGGACGACGCCAGTTGCCGCAATCTCTATCGCCCGGCCAACCCGAGAATCCTGGGCGCACCATCCGCCTTTCTGGACCTGGGACGCTTCAGCTTCAGTTCTTCGCTGGCTTCCGAAGACCAGGACAATCCGTGGCGCCTGCTGGAGGCGGACCCGGAAGACTCGGCGATTCCCGCCATCGCCGACGCCACCTCAATGGCGTATTCGCTGCACACCGGCCTCGGAGAAAAGATCGTTCTGAACCGGGCGGAAGGGGAGCCGGTCCGGCTGAAGCTGGTGGGAGCCCTGTCCGACAGCGTTCTGCAAGGCGAGATCGTGATCTCCGAGCGGAACTTCCTGAAGCTGTTCCCGAAACAGCAGGGTTACCGCTACTTCCTCATCGAGACTCCCGACCGCGAGGACGGGGACTGGGTTGAACGCCTGGAGCGGAGCCTCTCCGACTACGGGTTCGACGCCACCTCCACCGCCGACCGCCTGGCCAGCTTCCACCGGGTCGAGAATACGTACCTGTCCACCTTCCAGAGCCTGGGGGCGCTGGGCCTGCTGCTGGGAACGTTGGGAACCGCGGTGATCCTGCTCCGAAACGTCCTGGAGCGCCGCAGAGAGCTGGCCTTGATGCGGGCCGTCGGCTACGGACCGGGCCACCTTGGCGCCATGGTGCTGGCCGAGAACCTGCTGCTGGTGGGTTTCGCCCTGGTGACGGGGGTCTCCTCGGCCCTGGTCGCTGTGGCCCCGGTTCTCCTCGCCCGCGACCTGGGCCCCGCCCTGGCCCCCACCGGAGCCCTCGCCGGCCTGGTCCTCCTGGTGGGGCTGCTGGCCTCGCTGGCCGCCGTCGCCGCCGCCATCCGCACCCCCGTCATCGCCTCCCTCCGTTCGGAATAG
- a CDS encoding ABC transporter ATP-binding protein, with the protein MPAGSGSSPRGPGGLQVRELSKDYATPRGTLPVLSGVSLSLSRGDAVSIVGPSGSGKSTLLYILGALEPPTAGTVRLEGQNPFELEPGELAQFRNRQVGFVFQDHCLLPQCSVLENVLIPTLVTRARSNGGDQVRKARGLLERVGLGGRLDHRPWELSGGEKQRAALARALILDPFLLLCDEPTGNLDRRSAETVSDLLLELHGRRRTILMVVTHNLELAARFPNRYELRECRLHPR; encoded by the coding sequence ATGCCCGCCGGGAGCGGCAGCTCTCCCCGGGGACCGGGCGGCCTGCAGGTCCGGGAGCTGAGCAAGGACTACGCCACGCCCCGGGGCACCCTTCCGGTGCTGTCAGGAGTTTCATTGTCCCTCTCCCGGGGAGACGCGGTTTCGATCGTGGGACCCTCCGGTAGCGGCAAGAGCACGCTGCTTTACATCCTGGGAGCTCTGGAGCCGCCCACGGCCGGCACCGTCCGGCTGGAGGGGCAGAATCCGTTCGAATTGGAGCCGGGAGAACTGGCCCAATTCAGGAACCGGCAGGTGGGTTTTGTCTTCCAGGATCACTGCCTCCTGCCCCAATGCTCCGTCCTGGAAAACGTCCTGATACCGACCCTGGTCACCCGCGCCCGGTCCAACGGCGGGGATCAGGTGCGCAAGGCCCGCGGCCTGCTGGAACGGGTGGGTCTCGGCGGTCGCCTCGATCACCGGCCCTGGGAACTCTCGGGCGGGGAGAAACAGCGCGCGGCCCTGGCCCGGGCCTTGATCCTGGATCCTTTTCTGCTGCTCTGCGACGAGCCCACCGGCAACCTGGACCGCCGGTCGGCGGAAACCGTCAGCGACCTCCTGTTGGAGCTGCACGGGCGCCGGCGCACGATTCTCATGGTGGTCACCCACAATCTGGAGCTGGCGGCGCGGTTTCCCAACCGTTATGAGCTCCGCGAATGCCGGCTCCACCCGCGATGA